The DNA sequence ATCAACGATAgaatttcaacaattgacaACTATTTGGGTACCATTAGGTACATTGGTAGCTTACCTGTCTGGGGAGCAAACACTATCGCATTAGGGATTGAATGGGACGATCCTCGTCGAGGCAAGAATAATGGTGATTTGAATGATATACTGTACTTTACTCCGAAGGTTTCTGGATCGGGCACATTCATAAAGTCATCTAATCGATCTTTAAATCATAATCAAAAGTCTTTTGTTCAGGTTATGCACgaaaattatttggataCTGAATACAAGACCAAAAATATTCAGTTTGGAACCAAAACAGTGGAAGAACTAGGATGGGATAAGTTAAACAAATTTCATTCCAACTTGAGAAATTTGAACTCACTAACATTGGACTATTGTTTGATTAGTATTGCTTACCGTGATAATGAAGACAAGCAATTGTTTAATGAGCTTGtcaatttaaaaaactTGGAACTAAGTTGCAACTTATTTACCGATGTAAATGAAATATCCAAAATAGTTGACCATATTCCAAATTTGACTAGTCTTAACATTAATGGAAACAGATTTAGTGAGTTTTCGCAGGATCAAAAAGTTCATAATGGTATAGTTCTGCTAAAGTTATCTTCAACAATGATGCCAATACTGATGGTAGAGAAGTTGATCAAGAAGTTTCCCAACTTGAAAGAGCTTTACATTTCAGGgaataattattcaaataagGATATTGAAAGTATGTGTCTCAatcaatcattatcaattttagaTTTATCTTATAATAAACTAAAGTACATGCCCACTCTACCACTTGTATCAGCTTTGAACTTGTCATATAATTATCTATCATTACAAATCATTAATGGTACTTTTCCCAACTTAATATCTTTGGACTTGAGAGCAAATATGATAAAGGATTGGtctgatattgatgaaatttcCATACATTTACCGGGCCTAAAAGAACTAAGAATTAATCACAACCCATTGTTTCAAGAAATGTCTGTGGATGATATGACGATGCAGTTAATTGGCCGCATTAAATGTTCCCCAGAACACTTGTGGAAATTGAACGGTAGCTTTTTAACAAATGAAGAGATTGAGAATTCCGAGCTCTACTTCATCTCGAAAGTGGAGCAAGGAAAATACCATATAGATAATGAACGGCAATGGTCATATTTGctttcaaaatataataaaccACTGGAAACCAGGCTGTCTCACGTTTACACATTAAAGGACTGGATGCCTCTAACTATAGTATTTCCCGATTCTAAAGAGATTTCCAAAAAGTTCACAAAAAATACTTCTATTCTTCAATTCAAAGGATTAGTATCCCAATGGATGGACGATTTGTCCATCCTCAAGTTTTCTGCATACTACTACACCAATGAAAACTCGACGTTTGCCGAAAAACACGAGCTAGCAAACTATTTAAGCACATTAGATAGTTATTCATTACTGCATGACCAAAAAGTTTATATTTCTATAGATGCATCGATATAGCCATTTATTCTTGATAATTCCATAATCCATCACCTAGGTAATGTAATAATTCTATACCAATACCTTTGTTTTTacttttgatttcatctgtgctcatcaacaatttcccAACAGCCAATGCGTTTTCTTTACCTTCGGCATAAACAGTAACAATTGTGTCTTTTTCCAAGTTCTGTTCTGGTAACTTAGCACCTGGACTAGTTAACCCTGGGCACATTATATTAGCTCCTCctaaaacaaatttaattgCACCACGATCAACTTGAACTCGAGGGAAACAATCTGGATATTTATGAACAGTTTTCAAAGTTGGTACCAAATCATCGCTAAAATGCTGGAACATAACAATGTCTTGCTCGTCATTCTGTTCAACGGCATACAATTGGATCTTGTCTTCACATTTGACAACCACCACCTGGGACTTTTTAGGTATGAGGTTATCTATACCTTGCTCTATATCTGGGTATACACCCACAAATTTAGATTTAAGTCCTCTCTGAACTGATGATTTAATGTTAGAACGTGAATGAACGTCTTCCCTAGTGAATTTTTTGAACATCTTTACTAGAATTGCAGTAAGGGaaaaccttttttttttgattttgtagggaactttttttttctctgtATTTGCTATTcacaaattttttcaaagatgAACATCACTAAATGCGAATGAGGTTCCGAAATAGAGAACCAACTTACGTTAATGTAAAGATTTATAATTACAATACCACCATCCAGAATCCTTAAAGAAACCTTGGTGTTATCGCACTCAAAGAAAATCTTTTACGGGTTTACTATTGCCTATTACTTTAGTAATAACTCAAAGTATCCAGCTCAAGACTCAACTagtaaacaaaaaatcGAACCGAGCGAGGCACAAGGCGTAACAACTAAATACAAAATAAAGCACAAACTTGCTGATACTGTCGTTGTTGGACGAGCCTCtattttaaatcaataggTAATGACCTCACTACTCAATAACTTAAAAATGGAAGCtaatcaaacaaacaaacagaTACTGATGGAAGAAATGCATAATTGGCTTCTCTCAAATACCTTCAAAGAAGTGTACGAAGGAACACCAAACACTTTTCCAATCATCTCAGTATTCCTGGGAATAAAGCACTTTTCAAAGCAGTATTCGTGACTTAACACTTCACACATGCTTAATgactttgaaaaaaaaatggttcCAAAAATTCTCTTGAACACACAAGTAAAGTACTATAGCATTCAAGAAGTTGTCAGGTTTAAGTTTTCAACCAGCAAAAACATGATCTCGGACGAATCCTCACTGATACACGTAATGCCCCTGCATAAAGACAAAGAAgggaaaagaagaaaaaggaaaaagaccaaaatgaaaataaataaaaattttttttttcttttggttaAAGCGTTGGCAATTTATAGTCGCAAAGAAATTATAATCACCAGTAACATTGGTGCTCacactactactattttCGTGTATTATGCGtatttattgtttggtTTTACATATATTTACTTTTTTACTATGAATGCAAAACCCTGTTCCGAATcatcttttctttctacTGTAAGCTGTCTGTCGAATTCAGCATTACATGCTTGGAAAAGTCTTTGTGCCGCCTGACTATGTGGAATCGGGCCTGTTCTACCTATCGTGAATTTGTCAGTGTCCTTATTTTTCGAGAAACCCTCAACTGGATCATAGAAAGGGATATGGTCATTTGAGTCAATAGCCATATAGTAGTTTTTATAAAGCTCACGAGTTTGCAGGTTTGTAAGGAACCCGTCATCGTCTTTATTGGAAAACTCATATATTGAATCCACTTTTGATGTGGTGGTTTGGAGCTTATCATGAGTAATAACCTTGTCATCGTCATCTAAATCTATTATGGTGTCGATTTCACTAATTTCATCCAGCGTATTTCTTGGACTAGGAAGTGAATTTTGTGTCCGAATTTCATGCTCTATGATACTCTGAGTT is a window from the Candida dubliniensis CD36 chromosome 4, complete sequence genome containing:
- a CDS encoding alpha-tubulin assembly protein, putative (Similar to S. cerevisiae PAC2;~In S. cerevisiae: microtubule effector required for tubulin heterodimer formation, binds alpha-tubulin, required for normal microtubule function), which gives rise to MTDKYSINDRISTIDNYLGTIRYIGSLPVWGANTIALGIEWDDPRRGKNNGDLNDISYFTPKVSGSGTFIKSSNRSLNHNQKSFVQVMHENYLDTEYKTKNIQFGTKTVEELGWDKLNKFHSNLRNLNSLTLDYCLISIAYRDNEDKQLFNELVNLKNLELSCNLFTDVNEISKIVDHIPNLTSLNINGNRFSEFSQDQKVHNGIVSLKLSSTMMPISMVEKLIKKFPNLKELYISGNNYSNKDIESMCLNQSLSILDLSYNKLKYMPTLPLVSALNLSYNYLSLQIINGTFPNLISLDLRANMIKDWSDIDEISIHLPGLKELRINHNPLFQEMSVDDMTMQLIGRIKCSPEHLWKLNGSFLTNEEIENSELYFISKVEQGKYHIDNERQWSYLLSKYNKPSETRSSHVYTLKDWMPLTIVFPDSKEISKKFTKNTSILQFKGLVSQWMDDLSILKFSAYYYTNENSTFAEKHELANYLSTLDSYSLSHDQKVYISIDASI
- a CDS encoding translation machinery-associated protein, putative (Similar to S. cerevisiae TMA20;~In S. cerevisiae: protein of unknown function that associates with ribosomes and has a putative RNA binding domain), giving the protein MFKKFTREDVHSRSNIKSSVQRGLKSKFVGVYPDIEQGIDNLIPKKSQVVVVKCEDKIQLYAVEQNDEQDIVMFQHFSDDLVPTLKTVHKYPDCFPRVQVDRGAIKFVLGGANIMCPGLTSPGAKLPEQNLEKDTIVTVYAEGKENALAVGKLLMSTDEIKSKNKGIGIELLHYLGDGLWNYQE